A portion of the Tenacibaculum todarodis genome contains these proteins:
- a CDS encoding glutaminyl-peptide cyclotransferase, with protein MYKSKLLLVVFTATILLSACKSGYKFKLTSPKKTTLGKSVAVSLEEINGNAVDSIQFFVNNKKIASKGATATINTTNLGVGKHAVTAVAFYPEKAKKVNNTIEVFATKAPDVYSYKIVNTFPHDKKAYTQGLEFNNGFLYETTGRKGQSWLRKVDYKTGEVLQQEDLSSTYFGEGMTIFNDKVFWLTWQAGKGFVYDVNSFKQEKSFEYFNSKEGWGLTHNDTELIKSDGTNRIWFLDPVTLKEKRSIQAYTNKVSLQSLNELEYINGKIYANYWQKPLIAIINPENGTVDGIVDLTNLVKEMKKTQKLDDADDVLNGIAFDAKNNRMFVTGKHWSKLFEIELVKK; from the coding sequence ATGTATAAATCTAAACTATTATTGGTTGTTTTTACAGCAACTATCTTACTTTCAGCTTGTAAAAGCGGTTATAAATTTAAATTAACATCTCCTAAAAAAACCACACTTGGTAAAAGTGTTGCTGTTTCTTTGGAAGAAATTAATGGAAATGCGGTAGATTCTATTCAGTTTTTTGTGAATAACAAGAAAATTGCATCTAAAGGAGCTACTGCAACAATTAATACTACTAATTTGGGTGTTGGTAAACATGCTGTAACTGCCGTTGCTTTTTATCCTGAGAAAGCGAAAAAAGTTAACAATACAATTGAGGTTTTTGCTACAAAAGCACCTGATGTGTATTCTTATAAAATTGTAAACACATTTCCGCATGACAAAAAAGCCTATACGCAAGGTTTAGAATTTAATAATGGTTTTTTATATGAAACTACCGGTAGAAAAGGACAATCTTGGTTGCGTAAAGTGGATTATAAAACAGGAGAAGTTTTACAACAAGAAGACTTAAGCAGCACATATTTTGGTGAAGGAATGACTATTTTTAATGATAAAGTATTCTGGCTTACTTGGCAAGCTGGTAAAGGTTTTGTGTATGATGTAAACTCATTTAAACAAGAAAAAAGCTTTGAGTATTTTAATAGTAAAGAAGGTTGGGGTTTAACGCATAATGATACTGAATTAATTAAATCTGACGGAACTAATAGAATTTGGTTTTTAGATCCAGTAACTCTAAAAGAAAAACGTTCTATACAAGCTTACACAAACAAAGTTTCTTTACAAAGTTTAAACGAACTAGAATATATTAATGGTAAAATTTATGCTAATTACTGGCAAAAACCTTTAATTGCAATTATAAATCCAGAAAACGGAACTGTTGATGGAATTGTAGATCTTACCAACCTAGTTAAAGAAATGAAAAAAACTCAAAAGTTAGATGATGCTGATGATGTTTTAAACGGAATTGCCTTTGACGCAAAAAACAATAGAATGTTTGTTACCGGAAAACATTGGAGCAAATTATTTGAAATTGAATTGGTGAAAAAATAA
- the gcvP gene encoding aminomethyl-transferring glycine dehydrogenase yields MNTTSFQLRHIGPRKKDQSKMLETIGVNSLDQLIFETIPDDIRLKSELNLAPEMSEYEYLNHINELGAKNKVFKSYIGLGYHEAIVPSVIQRNILENPGWYTAYTPYQAEIAQGRLEALLNYQTMVCDLTGMELANASLLDEGTAAAEAMALLFDVRERAQKKANVNKFFISEEILPQTLSVLQTRAIPIGIELVVGNHEDFDFSTDFFGAIVQYPGKHGQVYDYTDFVANCNNNNIKVAVAADILSLVKLKAPGEFGADVVVGTTQRFGIPLGYGGPHAGYFATKEAYKRSIPGRIIGVTKDVDGGRALRMALQTREQHIKREKATSNICTAQVLLAVMAGMYAVYHGKDGLKFIADTVHHKAKIFAKFLEDKNIKQLNSSYFDTLLIEVDAKKVKEIAESLEVNFNYVDNNHISISFNEATTNKDFTKLFKLFNHFKPTLNKGEGISTTVGELSSTAYSNSFNSNFEVIPQNAQRNTTFLENKIFNKYQSETDMMRYIKKLERKDLALNHSMISLGSCTMKLNAASEMLPLSNPQWGNIHPFVPLNQAEGYQSVLKNLEEQLNVITGFAGTSLQPNSGAQGEFAGLMTIRAYHQSKNDSHRNICLIPASAHGTNPASAVMAGMKVVVTKTDERGNIDVEDLRAKAALHKDNLAALMVTYPSTHGVYEKAIMEVTKIIHDNGGQVYMDGANMNAQVGLTNPATIGADVCHLNLHKTFAIPHGGGGPGVGPICVAPQLVPFLPTNPVVATGGENAITAISAAPWGSALACLISYGYITMLGADGLTNSTRNAILNANYIKERLNGHYPTLYTGEMNRAAHEMILDCRSFKENGIEVVDIAKRLMDYGFHAPTVSFPVAGTIMVEPTESESVEELDRFCDAMIAIRKEISEAEKDNANNPLKNAPHTQAMLTSDEWSLPYSRKQAAFPLAYIADNKFWPSVRRVDDAFGDRNLMCSCNPIEDYMD; encoded by the coding sequence ATGAACACAACTTCATTTCAATTAAGACATATTGGACCTCGTAAAAAAGACCAATCTAAAATGCTAGAAACTATTGGTGTAAATTCTTTAGACCAATTAATATTCGAAACAATTCCTGATGATATTCGCCTAAAAAGTGAATTAAATTTAGCACCAGAAATGAGTGAATATGAATATTTAAATCATATTAACGAATTGGGTGCTAAAAACAAGGTTTTTAAATCGTACATCGGTTTAGGATATCACGAAGCAATTGTGCCAAGTGTAATTCAACGAAATATTTTAGAAAACCCAGGTTGGTACACCGCTTATACACCTTATCAAGCCGAAATTGCGCAAGGTCGTTTAGAAGCTTTGTTAAATTACCAAACTATGGTTTGCGATTTAACAGGAATGGAATTGGCAAACGCATCTTTGTTAGATGAAGGAACTGCAGCTGCAGAAGCAATGGCGTTATTATTTGATGTTCGAGAAAGAGCTCAAAAGAAAGCCAATGTGAATAAATTCTTTATTTCTGAGGAAATTTTGCCACAAACTTTATCGGTTTTACAAACGCGTGCAATTCCAATCGGAATTGAATTAGTGGTTGGAAATCATGAAGATTTTGACTTTTCTACGGATTTTTTCGGTGCAATTGTTCAATATCCAGGAAAACATGGTCAAGTTTATGATTATACTGACTTTGTTGCCAACTGTAATAACAATAATATAAAAGTAGCAGTTGCTGCCGATATTTTATCATTAGTAAAATTAAAAGCTCCAGGAGAATTTGGCGCAGATGTAGTTGTTGGAACCACACAACGTTTTGGAATTCCGTTAGGTTATGGAGGACCTCACGCTGGTTATTTTGCAACCAAAGAAGCATACAAACGTAGTATTCCTGGTCGTATTATTGGAGTAACTAAAGATGTTGATGGCGGGCGAGCATTGCGTATGGCGTTACAAACTAGAGAGCAACATATTAAACGAGAAAAAGCTACTTCAAACATTTGTACTGCGCAAGTTTTATTAGCGGTTATGGCAGGAATGTATGCTGTATATCACGGTAAAGATGGTTTAAAATTTATTGCTGACACTGTACATCATAAAGCAAAAATATTTGCAAAATTTTTAGAAGACAAGAACATCAAACAATTAAATTCTTCATATTTTGATACTTTATTAATTGAAGTTGATGCTAAAAAAGTCAAAGAAATAGCAGAATCTTTAGAAGTAAATTTTAACTATGTAGATAATAACCATATCTCTATTTCTTTTAACGAAGCAACTACAAATAAAGATTTCACCAAACTTTTTAAACTTTTTAATCACTTTAAACCCACTCTGAATAAAGGTGAGGGGATTTCCACTACAGTAGGCGAGTTAAGCAGTACTGCTTACTCAAATTCTTTTAACTCTAATTTTGAAGTAATACCTCAAAATGCTCAAAGAAATACAACCTTTTTAGAGAACAAAATATTTAACAAGTATCAATCAGAAACTGATATGATGCGTTATATTAAAAAATTAGAACGTAAAGATTTAGCGTTAAATCACTCAATGATTTCTTTAGGTTCTTGTACAATGAAGTTGAATGCTGCTTCCGAAATGTTACCTTTAAGCAATCCACAATGGGGAAACATTCACCCATTTGTTCCTTTAAATCAAGCAGAAGGATATCAATCAGTTTTAAAAAACTTAGAAGAACAATTAAACGTTATTACAGGTTTTGCAGGAACTTCTTTACAACCTAACTCTGGAGCGCAAGGAGAATTTGCTGGTTTAATGACAATTAGAGCATATCATCAATCTAAAAACGATTCACATAGAAATATCTGTTTAATTCCTGCTTCTGCTCACGGAACAAATCCTGCGTCAGCAGTAATGGCCGGAATGAAAGTGGTGGTTACAAAAACAGATGAACGAGGAAATATTGATGTTGAAGATTTACGTGCAAAAGCAGCATTACACAAAGATAACTTAGCGGCATTAATGGTTACATATCCTTCTACTCACGGAGTTTATGAAAAAGCTATTATGGAAGTTACCAAAATTATTCATGATAATGGCGGACAAGTGTATATGGATGGCGCAAATATGAATGCACAAGTTGGATTGACAAATCCTGCAACAATTGGCGCAGATGTTTGTCACTTAAACTTACATAAAACATTTGCTATTCCTCACGGAGGTGGAGGTCCTGGAGTTGGACCAATTTGTGTCGCTCCACAGTTAGTTCCGTTTTTACCAACAAATCCTGTTGTTGCAACGGGTGGCGAAAATGCTATAACAGCAATTTCTGCAGCGCCTTGGGGTTCTGCTTTAGCTTGTTTAATTTCTTACGGATATATTACAATGTTAGGTGCAGACGGATTGACAAACTCAACAAGAAATGCCATTTTAAACGCAAACTATATTAAAGAACGTTTAAACGGACATTACCCAACATTATATACAGGTGAAATGAACCGAGCAGCACATGAAATGATTTTAGATTGCCGTTCGTTTAAAGAAAACGGAATTGAAGTTGTTGATATCGCAAAACGTTTAATGGATTATGGATTCCACGCACCAACGGTTTCTTTTCCGGTAGCTGGAACTATTATGGTAGAACCTACAGAAAGTGAAAGTGTTGAAGAATTAGACCGTTTTTGTGACGCAATGATTGCTATTAGAAAGGAAATTTCTGAAGCTGAAAAAGACAATGCAAATAATCCGCTAAAAAATGCACCGCACACACAAGCAATGCTAACTTCAGATGAATGGTCTTTACCTTACTCAAGAAAGCAAGCAGCTTTTCCTTTAGCATATATCGCTGATAATAAATTTTGGCCATCTGTTCGTAGAGTTGATGATGCTTTTGGAGATAGAAATTTAATGTGTTCTTGTAATCCTATTGAAGATTATATGGATTAA
- the kynU gene encoding kynureninase: MKYQNTLQFAQQQDKEDKLSYLRNRFHIPKDKKGNNWLYFTGNSLGLQPKATKEYIQQELDDWANYGVEGHFEAKNPWMPYHEFLTGNMAKIVGAKPIEVVVMNTLTTNLHLLMVSFYRPTKTKYKIVIESDAFPSDRYAVQSQLKFHGFSEEDVIEWKPRKGEELLNIDDLETIVSEQGDEIALLLIGGVNYYTGQYLDLKRIAEIGHSKDCVVGIDLAHGAGNISPELHNSGVDFAAWCTYKYLNSGPGSLGGLFVHEKHSKNKDLPRFAGWWNHNKDTRFNMRQPFDVMDGAEGWQLSNPPILSMAAIKASLDMFAEVGMEALREKSEKLTGYFEFLINQIGSEDIKIITPSNPKERGCQLSIQVKNADKSLHKKLTENNIITDWREPDVIRCAPTPMYNSFEDVYRMVNSLSSILSEGKEV, translated from the coding sequence ATGAAATATCAAAACACTTTACAATTCGCACAACAGCAAGATAAGGAAGATAAATTATCTTATTTACGAAATCGATTTCATATTCCTAAAGACAAAAAGGGGAATAATTGGCTTTATTTTACAGGAAACTCTTTAGGGTTACAACCAAAAGCTACCAAAGAATATATTCAACAAGAATTAGATGATTGGGCAAATTACGGAGTAGAAGGTCATTTTGAAGCCAAAAACCCTTGGATGCCTTATCATGAGTTTCTTACTGGAAATATGGCTAAAATTGTAGGCGCAAAACCAATTGAAGTTGTGGTTATGAATACACTTACAACCAATCTTCATTTGTTAATGGTTTCGTTTTACAGACCAACAAAAACAAAATATAAAATTGTTATTGAGTCGGATGCTTTTCCTTCAGATAGATATGCGGTACAATCGCAATTAAAATTTCATGGTTTTTCTGAAGAAGATGTAATTGAATGGAAACCAAGAAAAGGAGAAGAATTATTAAATATAGATGATTTAGAAACCATCGTTTCTGAACAAGGAGATGAAATAGCTTTATTGTTAATTGGTGGCGTAAATTACTACACTGGTCAATATTTAGATTTAAAACGAATTGCAGAAATTGGTCATTCAAAAGATTGCGTCGTCGGAATCGATTTAGCACATGGAGCAGGAAATATTTCACCAGAATTACACAATTCAGGAGTAGATTTTGCAGCTTGGTGTACCTACAAATACTTAAATTCCGGACCAGGAAGTTTAGGCGGATTATTCGTTCACGAAAAACATTCAAAAAATAAAGATTTACCACGTTTTGCAGGTTGGTGGAATCATAATAAAGACACACGTTTTAATATGCGTCAACCATTTGATGTAATGGATGGAGCAGAAGGTTGGCAATTAAGCAATCCGCCAATATTATCAATGGCAGCAATAAAAGCGTCTTTAGATATGTTTGCAGAAGTTGGCATGGAAGCGTTAAGAGAAAAATCAGAAAAACTAACAGGATATTTTGAGTTTTTAATCAACCAAATTGGTTCAGAAGATATAAAAATTATCACACCATCAAATCCAAAAGAAAGAGGTTGTCAATTATCTATTCAAGTTAAAAATGCTGACAAAAGTTTACACAAAAAGTTAACAGAAAATAATATTATTACAGATTGGCGAGAACCAGATGTTATACGTTGTGCGCCAACGCCAATGTATAATTCGTTTGAAGATGTTTATAGAATGGTTAATAGCCTATCCTCAATCCTTTCCGAAGGAAAGGAGGTTTAG
- the serA gene encoding phosphoglycerate dehydrogenase — protein MITKKRSYVFDFDSTLTKVEALDVLAEITLIDNPKKEAIIQEIIDITNLGIDGEISFTESLERRIKLLNANKADLDGLVVALKKQVSKSIENNKEFFEEFADDIYVISCGFKEFIDPIVKEYNIPSERVYANTFEFAADGKIIGFDATNPLSQHNGKIKCLKDMDLEGEIQVIGDGYSDYVTREAGVADKFFAYTENVSRDKTTENADHIAPNLDEFLYVNDLPRNISYPKNRIKILLLENVHSDAFKKLSKDGFTVETVSKSLSEDELIEKIKDVHVLGIRSKTHVTQKVVDAAEKLMVVSAFCIGTKQIDLEACKENGIVVFNAPYSNTRSVVELAIGEIIMLMRSVFQRSTEIHNGQWNKTAEGSREVRGKKLGIVGYGNIGKQLSILAEALGMDVYYYDVEDKLALGNATKVDELSDLLALSDVVTLHVDDNAANKNFFGEKEISQMKDGAHLVNLSRGFVVDIPALVAALKSGKIAGTAVDVYPEEPRKNGEFFTELKGLPNVILTPHVGGSTEEAQRDIADFVPSKIMAYINSGNTVDAVNFPNIRLPRQTKAHRFLHIHKNVPGVMAKINKVLAEYNLNITGQYLSTDPKVGYVITDLDKEYNTEVLDELRKIEGTIKFRVLY, from the coding sequence ATGATTACCAAGAAAAGAAGTTATGTTTTTGATTTTGATAGTACGCTAACAAAAGTAGAAGCATTAGATGTTTTAGCAGAAATTACGTTGATTGATAACCCTAAAAAAGAAGCTATAATTCAAGAAATTATAGACATAACTAATTTAGGAATAGACGGAGAGATTTCTTTTACAGAGTCTTTAGAGAGAAGAATTAAGCTTTTAAATGCTAACAAAGCAGATTTAGATGGTTTGGTTGTTGCATTAAAAAAGCAAGTTTCTAAATCCATAGAAAATAATAAAGAATTTTTTGAAGAATTTGCTGATGATATTTATGTTATTTCTTGCGGATTCAAAGAATTTATAGATCCTATTGTAAAAGAATACAATATACCTTCAGAAAGAGTGTACGCAAACACATTTGAGTTTGCAGCGGACGGTAAGATTATTGGTTTTGATGCTACTAATCCATTATCGCAACACAACGGAAAAATTAAATGTCTAAAAGACATGGATTTAGAAGGAGAAATACAAGTTATTGGAGATGGTTACAGCGATTATGTAACTCGTGAAGCTGGTGTGGCAGATAAGTTTTTTGCTTACACAGAAAATGTTTCAAGAGATAAAACAACAGAAAACGCAGACCATATTGCACCTAATTTAGATGAATTTTTATACGTAAACGATTTGCCAAGAAATATCTCATACCCAAAGAACAGAATTAAAATTTTATTGTTAGAAAACGTGCACTCAGACGCTTTTAAGAAGTTGTCTAAAGATGGTTTTACAGTAGAAACAGTTTCAAAAAGTTTGTCTGAAGACGAATTAATTGAAAAAATAAAAGATGTACACGTTTTAGGAATTCGATCTAAAACCCATGTTACTCAAAAAGTTGTTGATGCTGCTGAAAAATTAATGGTGGTTTCAGCATTTTGTATCGGTACAAAGCAAATAGATTTAGAAGCGTGTAAAGAAAACGGAATTGTAGTTTTTAATGCACCATATAGTAACACACGTTCAGTAGTTGAATTAGCTATTGGAGAAATTATTATGTTAATGCGTTCTGTTTTTCAACGAAGCACAGAAATTCATAACGGTCAATGGAATAAAACAGCAGAAGGTTCTAGAGAAGTTCGTGGTAAAAAACTAGGTATTGTTGGTTATGGAAACATTGGTAAGCAACTTTCTATTTTAGCTGAAGCTTTAGGAATGGACGTTTATTATTATGATGTTGAAGATAAATTAGCATTAGGAAACGCAACTAAAGTAGATGAATTATCAGATTTATTAGCACTTTCTGATGTAGTTACTTTGCATGTTGATGATAATGCTGCAAATAAAAACTTCTTCGGAGAAAAAGAAATTTCTCAGATGAAAGATGGCGCACATTTAGTAAATCTTTCTCGTGGTTTTGTTGTGGATATTCCTGCTTTAGTAGCAGCTTTAAAATCAGGTAAAATTGCTGGAACAGCAGTAGATGTATATCCAGAAGAACCAAGGAAAAACGGAGAATTCTTTACGGAATTAAAAGGATTACCAAATGTAATTTTAACACCGCACGTTGGTGGAAGCACAGAAGAAGCACAAAGAGATATTGCAGATTTTGTACCAAGTAAAATTATGGCATATATTAATTCTGGGAATACTGTAGATGCTGTAAACTTCCCAAATATTCGTTTACCAAGGCAAACAAAAGCGCACAGATTTTTACATATACATAAAAATGTTCCGGGTGTAATGGCTAAGATTAATAAGGTTTTGGCAGAATACAATTTGAATATAACTGGTCAGTATTTATCTACAGATCCTAAAGTTGGATATGTAATTACAGACTTAGATAAAGAGTATAATACAGAAGTTTTAGACGAATTAAGAAAAATAGAAGGAACTATTAAGTTTAGAGTATTGTATTAA
- a CDS encoding metal-dependent hydrolase family protein yields the protein MKKLTFIFCFLLMICNAQSQNIYILCGKLIDTKSGNIKTEQTIVVNQNKIIDVMDGYVMPRNAVDKTIELKDKVVMPGLIDMHVHIEMEYDNKTRINKYTLNEADVAYNSVGFAKSTLLNGFTTVRDLGGTGVNISIKKAIEAGKIPGPRVFTAGKSLATTGGHADPTNGSSRVLIGNPGPKEGVVNSVEDAKKAVRQRYKNGADCIKITATGGVLSVAKSGDNPQFTIEEVKAICDMAKDYGMHVAAHAHGDEGMQRAIIGGVKTIEHGTYMSDKTMELMKKHDAYLVPTITAGKEVAEKAAIKGFYPDIVVPKALAVGPQIQGTFAKAYKKGVGIAFGTDAGVFKHGNNGKEFGYMVEAGMPAMETLQSATITNAMLLKMENEIGQVKKGFFADIIAVDDDPTKNISTMENVVFVMKGGKVYKK from the coding sequence ATGAAAAAACTAACATTTATTTTTTGTTTTCTGTTGATGATTTGCAACGCGCAATCTCAAAACATCTATATTTTATGTGGAAAATTGATAGACACCAAATCTGGAAATATTAAAACTGAACAAACTATTGTTGTCAATCAAAATAAAATAATTGATGTTATGGATGGCTATGTTATGCCAAGAAATGCAGTTGACAAAACCATTGAGTTGAAAGACAAAGTAGTTATGCCTGGTTTAATTGACATGCATGTTCATATTGAAATGGAATACGATAATAAAACACGAATTAATAAATACACGTTAAACGAAGCCGATGTTGCTTATAATTCGGTTGGTTTTGCAAAATCTACCTTGTTAAATGGATTTACAACGGTTAGAGATTTAGGAGGAACAGGTGTAAATATTTCTATTAAAAAAGCAATTGAAGCTGGTAAAATTCCTGGGCCAAGAGTTTTTACAGCAGGAAAATCGTTGGCAACAACGGGAGGTCATGCAGATCCAACAAACGGAAGTAGTAGAGTATTAATTGGAAACCCTGGACCTAAAGAAGGCGTTGTAAATTCGGTTGAAGATGCTAAAAAAGCAGTAAGACAACGTTATAAAAATGGGGCCGATTGTATAAAAATTACGGCAACAGGCGGTGTTTTAAGTGTTGCTAAATCTGGTGATAATCCGCAATTTACAATAGAAGAGGTAAAAGCAATTTGTGATATGGCAAAAGATTACGGAATGCATGTTGCGGCTCATGCGCATGGAGATGAAGGAATGCAACGCGCAATTATTGGAGGTGTAAAAACTATTGAGCACGGAACGTACATGAGTGATAAAACCATGGAGTTGATGAAGAAACACGACGCGTATTTAGTGCCAACAATTACAGCAGGAAAAGAGGTGGCTGAGAAAGCTGCAATAAAAGGATTTTACCCAGATATTGTTGTGCCAAAAGCATTGGCAGTTGGTCCACAAATACAAGGAACTTTTGCAAAAGCGTATAAGAAAGGCGTTGGAATTGCCTTTGGAACCGATGCTGGAGTTTTTAAACACGGTAATAACGGAAAAGAATTTGGTTATATGGTTGAAGCTGGAATGCCAGCAATGGAAACATTACAATCTGCAACAATTACAAATGCTATGTTGTTAAAAATGGAAAATGAAATTGGTCAAGTTAAAAAAGGTTTTTTCGCTGATATTATTGCTGTAGATGATGATCCAACCAAAAACATATCAACTATGGAAAATGTTGTTTTTGTGATGAAAGGCGGAAAAGTGTATAAAAAATAA
- a CDS encoding type B 50S ribosomal protein L31: MQKGIHPENYRMVAFKDMSNGDVFLTKSTANTKETLDVEGTEYPLIKLEISRTSHPFYTGKSKLVDTAGRIDKFKTKYAKFKK; this comes from the coding sequence ATGCAAAAAGGTATACATCCAGAAAATTATAGAATGGTAGCGTTTAAAGACATGTCTAACGGAGATGTTTTTTTAACTAAATCTACTGCAAACACTAAAGAAACTTTAGATGTTGAGGGTACAGAATATCCATTAATCAAATTAGAGATTTCAAGAACTTCTCACCCATTTTACACTGGTAAATCTAAATTAGTAGATACAGCTGGTCGTATTGACAAGTTCAAAACAAAATACGCAAAATTCAAAAAATAA
- a CDS encoding SDR family NAD(P)-dependent oxidoreductase codes for MKNVVITGTSRGIGFELAKQFAEAGNNVLALSRNTEPLESFNHKNITTISVDLSQNDDIKKAVGFIKTEWKQVDILINNAGKLINKPFTELTSEDFLEVYKVNVFAVAELTKSLIPFLQKGSHVVTISSMGGIQGSLKFPGLAAYSSAKGAVITLSELLAEEYKEQQISFNVLALGAVQTEMLEEAFPGYVAPISAENMAEYIFNFALTGNKVYNGKVLQVSSTNP; via the coding sequence ATGAAAAACGTTGTAATAACCGGAACAAGTAGAGGAATTGGTTTTGAATTAGCAAAACAATTTGCCGAAGCAGGCAATAATGTTTTAGCTTTATCAAGAAATACAGAACCTTTAGAAAGTTTTAACCATAAAAACATCACTACAATTTCTGTAGATTTATCTCAGAATGACGATATTAAAAAAGCGGTTGGATTTATTAAAACCGAATGGAAACAGGTCGATATTTTAATAAACAACGCAGGAAAATTAATAAACAAACCGTTTACAGAATTAACTTCGGAAGATTTTTTAGAAGTATATAAAGTGAATGTTTTTGCAGTAGCAGAATTAACAAAAAGCTTGATTCCCTTTTTACAAAAAGGAAGTCATGTTGTTACCATAAGTTCTATGGGTGGAATTCAAGGAAGTTTAAAGTTTCCAGGTTTAGCGGCTTATTCCTCAGCAAAAGGAGCTGTAATTACGCTTTCTGAATTATTAGCGGAAGAATACAAAGAGCAACAAATTTCATTTAATGTATTGGCTTTAGGAGCTGTACAAACTGAAATGTTAGAAGAAGCTTTTCCTGGTTATGTCGCACCAATTTCTGCTGAAAACATGGCTGAATATATTTTCAATTTCGCTTTAACAGGAAATAAAGTGTATAACGGAAAAGTGTTGCAGGTTTCATCAACTAATCCTTAG
- a CDS encoding FMN-binding glutamate synthase family protein, with protein MRNTILAILITATVACGVLVYFLPHVGNIILLSITGILTIVALFDAFQDKHSLLRSFPLIARLRWLFEDEREKIQQYFIEDNLNGTPINREKRSIVYQRAKLQKDTVPFGTQHNVYAKGYEFVKHSLFPTDHHKVTGERVLIGSDKCSQKYDASIINISAMSFGSLSKNAIKALNQGAKMANFAHNTGEGGISPYHLQGGDLIFQVGTGYFGAGKHDINGKRLFDDEAFRKNAIRPEVKMIEIKFSQGAKPGHGGILPAKKNTEEIAGIRGVVPFTQVDSPPGHSAFSNFDEMIVFLQKVRDLSGGKPIGVKFCVGNNEEIEEMIKSFSEANNYPDFISVDGGEGGTGSAPLEFSNYVGTPLLDGLSFVDKTLKKYKLRNEIKIIASGKAIDAFDIVKYFALGADAIGMARSFMLSLGCIQARECNLDTCPVGVATQDDDLVKALVVGDKNVRVKNYHEKTILATKELVAAMGKNSIADVKATEVFRRSVDNGKIETLEEVYS; from the coding sequence ATGAGAAATACAATTCTTGCTATTTTAATAACTGCAACGGTAGCTTGCGGAGTCTTAGTTTACTTTTTACCACATGTTGGTAATATTATTTTACTATCAATTACAGGGATTTTAACTATAGTTGCACTTTTTGATGCCTTTCAAGACAAGCACTCTTTATTAAGGTCCTTTCCTTTAATTGCAAGATTACGTTGGCTTTTTGAAGATGAAAGAGAGAAAATTCAACAATATTTTATTGAAGATAATTTAAATGGAACACCAATAAACAGAGAAAAAAGATCTATTGTTTATCAACGTGCAAAATTGCAAAAAGATACAGTTCCATTTGGAACACAGCATAACGTGTATGCAAAAGGGTATGAGTTTGTAAAACACTCTTTATTTCCAACAGATCACCATAAAGTTACCGGAGAAAGAGTATTAATTGGTTCAGATAAATGTTCTCAAAAATACGATGCTTCTATAATAAACATATCTGCAATGTCATTTGGTTCATTGAGTAAAAATGCTATAAAAGCATTAAATCAAGGAGCAAAAATGGCAAATTTTGCACACAATACAGGAGAAGGAGGAATTTCACCATACCATTTACAAGGAGGTGATTTAATTTTTCAAGTAGGAACAGGTTATTTTGGTGCAGGAAAACACGATATTAATGGAAAACGTTTGTTTGATGATGAAGCTTTTAGAAAAAATGCAATTCGTCCAGAAGTAAAAATGATTGAAATCAAATTTTCTCAAGGAGCAAAACCTGGTCATGGCGGAATTCTTCCAGCAAAGAAAAATACAGAGGAAATTGCGGGAATTCGTGGAGTTGTTCCGTTTACACAAGTAGATTCTCCTCCAGGACATTCGGCTTTTTCTAATTTCGATGAAATGATTGTTTTCTTACAAAAAGTAAGAGATTTATCTGGAGGGAAACCAATTGGAGTTAAGTTTTGTGTTGGTAATAACGAAGAGATTGAAGAAATGATTAAATCTTTTTCAGAAGCAAATAATTATCCCGATTTTATTTCTGTAGATGGAGGAGAAGGAGGAACAGGTTCCGCGCCGTTAGAATTTTCTAATTATGTAGGTACACCTTTGTTAGATGGATTATCTTTTGTAGATAAAACATTGAAGAAGTATAAGCTTAGAAATGAGATAAAAATTATTGCAAGTGGTAAAGCAATTGATGCTTTTGATATTGTAAAATATTTTGCACTTGGCGCAGATGCAATAGGAATGGCTCGTAGCTTTATGTTAAGTTTAGGTTGTATACAAGCAAGAGAATGTAACTTAGATACCTGTCCAGTTGGTGTAGCTACGCAAGATGACGATTTGGTAAAAGCTTTGGTTGTAGGAGATAAGAATGTTCGTGTAAAAAATTATCATGAAAAAACCATTTTGGCAACTAAAGAACTAGTTGCGGCTATGGGTAAAAATTCTATAGCAGATGTAAAAGCCACTGAAGTATTTAGAAGGTCTGTAGATAATGGTAAAATTGAAACTTTAGAAGAGGTTTATAGTTAA